The genomic segment ACGATCCGGCCGTCACCCAGAGTGACCACCCGGTCGCAGCGTTCGGCCAGCGCGGGATCATGAGTGATGATCACCAGCGTGGCGCCGGTTTCGGCGCGGCGGGCGAACAACAGTTCCACAATGTCCCGGCCGGTTGCGCCGTCCAGATTGCCGGTCGGCTCGTCCGCAAAGATCAGGGTGGGGCGCGGGGCAGTGGCGCGGGCAATGGCCACGCGCTGCTGCTCGCCGCCGGAAAGCTGGGCGGGGTAATGCGTCAGGCGGTGGCCGAGGCCCACTGCCTCAAGCTCCGCGGCGGCGCGCGGCCATGCGTCTGCCTCTCCGGCCAGTTCCATCGGCGTGGCGACGTTTTCCTGCGCACTCATGGTGGGCAACAGGTGGAAGGCCTGCAGGACGATGCCGATGCGGCCCCGGCGCGCGGCGGCCAGCGCATCCTCGTCCATCGCGGCGAAATCCTGCCCGGCAACCGAAAGGCTGCCGCCGCCTGCGCGCTCCAGCCCGGAAAGGACCGACATCAGCGAGCTTTTGCCCGAACCGGAAGGGCCGAGCAGGGCCACGGTCTCCCCCGCATTCACGGTAAGGTCGATACCCTTCAGGATCTGCACGGCCGCCTCCCCCTCGCCAAGGGTGAGGGTAAGATTGCGGGCGGCAATTGCGGGCTGGCTTTGATCGGGGCTTGTCACGGCCCAGCGATGGCATAGGGATCGCTGCCAGAGCAAGTGTACCCATGGGAGTTTGGCCGATGCGCCAATGGTGTTTGTCGATTGCCCTGGCCGTTGGCCTGTCCCTCGGCCTTTCAGCATGCGGCGGCAGCGCGCCCGATCCGGCGCCGAGCGAAACGGTCGCCGCGCCCGAAAACGTGCCGGTCATGGGGCCGGAACGCCCGATCCTCGCCTTTGGAGACAGCCTGTTTGCCGGCTATAATGTCGAGCAGGCGGAAGCCTATCCGGCCAAGCTGGAGCTGGCCCTGCGCGCGCAGGGGATCAATGCGAAGGTGGCCAATGCGGGCGTCTCCGGCGATACCAGCGCGGCGGCGGCCCAGCGCTTCCTCTTCACCCTCGACAACCAGCCCGTCCCGCCCCAGCTCGTGATCGTGGAACTGGGCGGCAACGATCTGCTGCGCGGCCTCAGTCCAAGGGAAACACGCGCAAATATCGCAAGCATCCTGAAGGAACTGAATGCCCGCAAAATCCCGGCCCTGCTGATGGGAATGCGCGCTCCGCCCAATCTCGGCGCGGATTTCCAGCGCGATTTCGATGCCATCTATCCCGCGCTCGCGAAGGAATATGGCGCCGCGCTGGTGCCGTTCTTCCTTGAGGCGGTCTATGACAAGCCGGACCTGTTGCAGGACGACAAGATCCATCCCACCGCGCGCGGGATCGAGGAACTGGTCGCTGCCACTTCGGCCGATGTGGCGAAGGCGTTGCCTGAGGCCAGAGGCGACAGTCTCGCTGCGCCACCAAAGTGAGGGATCGGCGATAAATATCATGTCCTAAAGGGCAACTGGATGACCGAAAGGACAGGTCGAATGAAAGGCCGTCCGGATTATCTTCCTCTCGTGGCTAGATCAAAAAGTCAGATGAGAGGAAAGATGATGGCTTTGCTCAAACATTCGCTTGCTGCTGGTATCGCTATATTTGCGACCGTCGCTGCTTCGCCGGCCTTGGCTCATACCAAGGCTGGTCAGTTCTCGCTCGGGGTTGATGGGGGCATGGATTTTGCCATCGATGGCACGATGCATGGCGGCGAAAATGTCGATATTGCCGATCTTGGTATCCTCAACCCCGCATTGTCCGGCATTCCGGCGGAATTGCAGATCGGCGAGCGCAGCCAGCGGGACGTTTATGACGATGCCTGGGGGATCGGCGCCGAGCTTGCTTATGGCCTGAGCGACAGCTCCGAATTGTTCGGTTCGGTCCGTTATCTCGAAGCGCAGGGCAACAAGATCAATGTCGGTCAGGCAGCGGCTGGCGCTCCGGTAAATGCCAGCTTGCCAGTGTTTGGCGATTTTTCCGATTATAAGGCGCTCTCGGTGGAACTTGGCTTCCGCCAGTACCTGATGCCGGACAGCGGAATTTCGCCGTATATTGCCGGCCGGTTGGGCGTGGCCCGCCTTTCGGAGATTTCGTCTACCTTCACGGTTCCCGACGCCGGCATCACGCTGACCGACACGCCCTTCTCGGATTCGTCATGGGTGTTTTCGGCGGGCGCCGATCTTGGCTTGTCGATCAAGGTAAACGAAGGTTTCTTCCTGCAGCCTGAGGTAGGCTTGCATTACGCCGACGGCGCATCTGGCGATGACAGCGCGCTGGGTGGGCTTGGCCTGTCTTCGATCAACGATTCCGGTTCGCGCCTGTCGGTCCCGGTTCGGTTGAGGGCCAAATTCGCGTTCTGATCTTTCCCCGGTCAGCTCTGACTCCCTCAGGCTGATTGAGAAGGGCCTCGCCGTTCCCCCCCTTTTGCGGCGAGGCCCATTTTCGTTTCTAGCCGGCGCCTTCCAGCTGCTCGCCCAGTGCGAGCCATTCAATTTCCAGTCGCTCCAGTTCGTCGGAAACCTGCGCCCGCTGCGTCAGAAGTTCGGTCATGGTCTTGCCCGCAAGCTGGGCGGAGGAATTGGCGGGTTCGTACATCGCCCGGTCGATCTCGGTGCAATGCGCCTGCAATTTGGCGATGGATTTTTCGACGCGGGTGATTTCCGATTTGATGTAGCGGGCCTGCGCCTGCGATTTGCCGGATGGCTTGGCCGGAGCCTTTGCACCCTTGGCGCCGCCATCCTTCTTCGGCTGGTTCCGGCCCAGCACGAAGTCGATATAATCCTCCATGCTGCCGGAATAATCCTTCGCCGTCCCGTCATCGACTAGCACCAGGCGGTCGGCCGTCAGCTCGACCATGTGGCGATCGTGGCTGATCAGGATCACCGCGCCGGAATAGTCGTTCAGCGCCTGCACCAGTGCCTCGCGCGCATCCACGTCAAGGTGGTTGGTTGGCTCGTCCAGGATGAGCATATGCGGTGCATCGCGGGTGATCAGCGCCAGCGCCAGCCTTGCGCGCTCGCCGCCCGAAAGCTGGCCCACCAGTGTGGTCGCGCGATTGCCGGAAAAGCCGAACCGCCCCAGCTGTGCACGCACGGCGGCGGGGGAGTGGCCCTCCATCGCGCGGGTCATATGTTCCAGCGGCGTCGCGTCGGTGGCCAGTTCTTCCACCTGATACTGTGTGAAATAGCCGACCTTCATCCGGCCGGATGCGTGCATGGCCCCTTCCATCGGCGTCAATTGGGCCGCCAGCAGGCGGGCGAGGGTTGTCTTGCCGTTGCCGTTGCGGCCTAGCAGGGCGATCCGCTCATCCGGGTCGATCCGCAGGTTCAGGCGGCGCAGCACCGGCTTTTCCTCGGTATAACCCACCGAGGCGAGATCCAGCGAGATCAGGGGCGGTCGCAATTCGCCCGGATCGGGGAAATCGAAGCTCAGCGAAGGATCGTCGATCAGTGCGGCGATAGGCTGCATCTTCGCCAGCATCTTGGCGCGGGACTGCGCCTGCTTGGCCGTGGAAGCACGCGCGCTGTTACGGGCGACGTAATCCTGCAGGCGTGCGCGTTGGGCGTCCTGCGATGCCTTGGCGGCGGCGAGCTGCGCGGCCCGCTCCGCCCGCTGGCGCTCGAAACTGTCATAGCCGCCGGGATAGAGCGTCAGCTTGCCGCCTTGCAGGTGCAGGATATGGTCCACCACATTGTTGAGCAGGTCACGCTCGTGGCTGATCACCACCAGCGTGGCCGGATAGGACTTGAGGAAGTTCTCCAGCCACAGCGTGGCTTCCAGATCGAGGTGGTTCGAAGGTTCGTCCAGCAGCAGCACGTCAGGCTGGGAAAACAGCAGCGCAGCCAGCGCGACGCGCATTTTCCAGCCGCCAGAAAAGCTGTCCAGCGGGCGGGACTGCATTTCCTCGTCAAAGCCGAGGCCGATGAGGATGCGGGCCGCGCGCGAGGGCGCGCTATAGGCGTCGATCGCCAGCAGGCGGTCATGAATGTCGCCCAGGCGGTGCGGATCGGTGCAGGTCTCGGATTCTTCCAGCAACTGCGCCCGCTCGACATCGGCGGCAAGCACGGCCTGTTCCGGCGTGATCGTGCCGCTCGGCGCTTCCTGCGCGATGTAGCCCAGCCGCGTGCGGCGGGGCATCTCGATCTCGCCCTCGTCAGGGTCGAGCGCGCCGATCATCGCTTTCATAAGCGTCGATTTGCCGGCCCCGTTGCGGCCGATCAGCCCGACCCGTCCACCGGGCGGAATCGCAGCGCTCGCGCGGTCAAGGATGGTCCGGCCGCCAAGCCGCACGGTAACGCCATTAATTGTCAGCATGGGCGCGCTCTAGCAGCACATGTCGGCCAGCCCAAGCCGCGATCTGCCGGGTTGCCGACCGAAAGCGATGCGCCGGTTCGAACCAGCAGGGGAATTCTCCTGCAGCCAGAACCGGCGCGCGCCGGACTATTGTGTGACCTTGGCAATCGGTTCCTTGGTGAAGACGTTCACCACCTGCCCGACAGGCATGACCGCAGACCGGCCAGTGATGATCATTGATCCCAGCAATGCACCGGCCGTATTGCCACGGCCTTCCTGACGATGGGAGCCGCGCAGGGCGAAGTCCCGCCCGTTCACGCGAACCCGCTCAAACGTCAGTTCGAACTTCGCGGATTTGCCGACAATGCCCTTGCCCGTGCGCCAGGTGACTGTGGCAGTGACCGGCGAGCCGCGGGGGATGATG from the Erythrobacter sp. SG61-1L genome contains:
- a CDS encoding ATP-binding cassette domain-containing protein, producing the protein MTSPDQSQPAIAARNLTLTLGEGEAAVQILKGIDLTVNAGETVALLGPSGSGKSSLMSVLSGLERAGGGSLSVAGQDFAAMDEDALAAARRGRIGIVLQAFHLLPTMSAQENVATPMELAGEADAWPRAAAELEAVGLGHRLTHYPAQLSGGEQQRVAIARATAPRPTLIFADEPTGNLDGATGRDIVELLFARRAETGATLVIITHDPALAERCDRVVTLGDGRIVSDTAA
- a CDS encoding ABC-F family ATP-binding cassette domain-containing protein, giving the protein MLTINGVTVRLGGRTILDRASAAIPPGGRVGLIGRNGAGKSTLMKAMIGALDPDEGEIEMPRRTRLGYIAQEAPSGTITPEQAVLAADVERAQLLEESETCTDPHRLGDIHDRLLAIDAYSAPSRAARILIGLGFDEEMQSRPLDSFSGGWKMRVALAALLFSQPDVLLLDEPSNHLDLEATLWLENFLKSYPATLVVISHERDLLNNVVDHILHLQGGKLTLYPGGYDSFERQRAERAAQLAAAKASQDAQRARLQDYVARNSARASTAKQAQSRAKMLAKMQPIAALIDDPSLSFDFPDPGELRPPLISLDLASVGYTEEKPVLRRLNLRIDPDERIALLGRNGNGKTTLARLLAAQLTPMEGAMHASGRMKVGYFTQYQVEELATDATPLEHMTRAMEGHSPAAVRAQLGRFGFSGNRATTLVGQLSGGERARLALALITRDAPHMLILDEPTNHLDVDAREALVQALNDYSGAVILISHDRHMVELTADRLVLVDDGTAKDYSGSMEDYIDFVLGRNQPKKDGGAKGAKAPAKPSGKSQAQARYIKSEITRVEKSIAKLQAHCTEIDRAMYEPANSSAQLAGKTMTELLTQRAQVSDELERLEIEWLALGEQLEGAG
- a CDS encoding arylesterase; translated protein: MRQWCLSIALAVGLSLGLSACGGSAPDPAPSETVAAPENVPVMGPERPILAFGDSLFAGYNVEQAEAYPAKLELALRAQGINAKVANAGVSGDTSAAAAQRFLFTLDNQPVPPQLVIVELGGNDLLRGLSPRETRANIASILKELNARKIPALLMGMRAPPNLGADFQRDFDAIYPALAKEYGAALVPFFLEAVYDKPDLLQDDKIHPTARGIEELVAATSADVAKALPEARGDSLAAPPK